A genome region from Nicotiana tabacum cultivar K326 chromosome 13, ASM71507v2, whole genome shotgun sequence includes the following:
- the LOC142168270 gene encoding uncharacterized protein LOC142168270 gives MEVSLLTRNKLGFIDRAITRDTYGDKYANLWDRCNVIVKSWIMHNVSRDLLSGVLFCSNACAIWVDLRERFDKVNASRMYYLHREIFTLTQGTSTVSAYYSKLKDLWDEYDSIMSPPTCYDKSKKFVDHQQSHSLVYIKDETKDEENYNLECDYCNMKGHTKDGCYKLMSQQGLGQGQQQLGQQQYAPTPVFTLEQYHQILTMLNKIHVSEAPGSAHMADTWATNHMVGNQNTLYDKVTTGNAGSVHLPTSNSAKVSHVGSCQLNGGETITGSLHWEGKGDCAQALHHYGKNTVWQNDKMLQNWVVERRHKYILETERAIRFQGHLPIRLWGECVDAVVYIINRIPSTVLNNKSPFEVLFGRQASISHMRVLGCLFFITNLVKGDKFGPQAIRSVTKDFRAFPQTTSIANTDCMLSPVSSKGDSSLGIDPVNKEDSTHIYEMHNKSSDPTFSILSSVEDVSLPSPETQTPLVDNHALIQNEIPLACDLRKSGRTIRPPIWLKDYIRPQRGPVQHIIAYT, from the exons ATGGAGGTTTCGTTGTTGACTCGCAATAAGCTGGGATTTATTGATAGAGCTATTACACGTGACACCTATGGAGATAAGTATGCTAACCTATGGGATCGCTGTAATGTTATAGTAAAATCCTGGATTATGCATAATGTTAGCCGCGATCTATTAAGCGGTGTTCTGTTTTGCTCAAATGCATGTGCAATCTGGGTTGACCTGCGTGAGCGCTTTGACAAGGTAAATGCCTCACGCATGTATTATCTTCACAGAGAAATTTTTACATTGACTCAAGGAACGTCTACTGTGTCTGCGTATTACTCTAAACTGAAGGATCTTTGGGATGAGTACGATTCAATAATGTCACCTCCTACTTGTTATGATAAGTCTAAAAAATTTGTTGATCATCAACA ATCCCACAGCCTTGTATACATCAAAGATGAGAcaaaagatgaagaaaattacAATTTGGAGTGTGATTATTGTAACATGAAAGGGCACACAAAGGATGGTTGCTACAAGTTGATGAG TCAACAAGGCCTTGGACAAGGACAACAACAGTTAGGGCAACAACAATATGCCCCTACACCTGTGTTTACACTTGAGCAGTATCACCAGATCCTTACTATGCTGAACAAAATACATGTCTCAGAAGCTCCTGGTAGTGCACATATGGCAG ATACTTGGGCCACTAATCACATGGTTGGTAACCAAAATACTTTATATGATAAAGTGACAACAGGAAATGCAGGCAGTGTACATCTTCCTACAAGTAATTCAGCTAAGGTATCTCATGTTGGAAGTTGTCAACTGAATGGAGGAGAAACTATTACAG GATCTCTTCACTGGGAAGGTAAAGGAGATTG TGCTCAAGCACTTCATCACTATGGTAAGAACACAGTTTGGCAAAATGATAAAATGCTTCAG AATTGGGTGGTGGAAAGAAGGCATAAGTATATCTTGGAGACAGAAAGGGCCATAAGGTTTCAGGGTCACTTGCCTATTCGATTATGGGGGGAATGTGTGGACGCAGTAGTATACATCATCAACAGGATACCCTCCACTGTTCTAAACAACAAGTCACCATTTGAAGTATTGTTTGGCAGACAAGCTTCTATATCTCACATGAGAGTTCTAGGATGTTTGTTTTTTATCACTAATCTAGTGAAGGGAGATAAATTTGGTCCTCAAGCAATAAGATCA GTTACTAAAGATTTCAGAGCATTCCCTCAGACAACTTCTATAGCCAACACTGATTGCATGTTGTCGCCTGTTAGTAGCAAGGGTGATAGTTCTCTTGGGATTGATCCTGTTAATAAAGAAGACAGTACACATATATATGAGATGCATAACAAATCATCTGATCCTACATTTTCTATTCTTAGCAGTGTAGAGGATGTTTCCCTTCCTTCTCCAGAGACACAAACACCACTTGTTGACAATCATGCTTTGATACAAAATGAGATACCTCTTGCTTGTGATTTGAGGAAGTCTGGCAGGACCATCAGACCTCCCATTTGGCTCAAGGATTACATTAGACCTCAAAGGGGTCCAGTTCAGCACATCATTGCCTATACCTAA